The Thermococcus thermotolerans genome contains a region encoding:
- a CDS encoding heparan-alpha-glucosaminide N-acetyltransferase: MFGSEIYTNRRYWEIDLLRGIGITMMVVSNFVTDLQLFLNYSSHRTFSFAFALTTATIFVFASGLSMWISYSRTLGKSASPYRKYIMRFFKLFGLGLLITAVTYFLGMTIHFGILHFLGLATLLGMLFYRFGRLNVLWAAFFILGHLVLRNFHDGLWLLPIGIMPENYFTPDYFPIFPWFGVFLLGMTAGSVFYPDGRRKREIDLPSSPLIHFVAFAGRHTLLIYMIHQPILVGLLRLIYGPLPGLPI, translated from the coding sequence ATGTTCGGTTCCGAGATATACACCAACCGCCGCTACTGGGAAATCGACCTTCTCCGAGGCATCGGAATAACTATGATGGTGGTCTCAAACTTCGTAACGGACTTACAGCTGTTCCTTAACTACTCCTCCCACAGGACTTTCTCGTTCGCCTTTGCCCTCACCACGGCCACTATATTCGTCTTCGCCTCGGGCCTCTCAATGTGGATAAGCTACTCCAGAACGCTGGGAAAAAGTGCCAGCCCCTATAGGAAGTACATCATGCGCTTTTTCAAGCTCTTCGGCCTTGGACTGCTGATTACAGCTGTAACGTATTTCCTTGGCATGACGATCCATTTTGGAATCCTCCACTTCCTCGGCCTTGCAACGCTCCTCGGAATGCTTTTTTACAGGTTTGGGCGCCTTAACGTGCTCTGGGCGGCCTTCTTTATCCTCGGACATCTGGTTCTCAGGAACTTCCACGATGGACTCTGGCTTCTGCCCATTGGAATCATGCCGGAGAACTACTTTACCCCCGATTACTTCCCGATATTCCCGTGGTTCGGGGTCTTCTTACTCGGAATGACTGCAGGGAGCGTTTTCTATCCTGATGGGAGGAGAAAAAGGGAGATAGACCTTCCATCGAGTCCGCTAATTCACTTCGTTGCCTTTGCCGGAAGGCACACCCTCCTGATCTACATGATCCACCAGCCGATCCTCGTGGGCCTGCTGAGGCTCATTTACGGTCCTCTTCCCGGTCTTCCAATCTAA
- the mrtA gene encoding CPBP family archaeomyxosortase MrtA has protein sequence MRIRRNPWVLYTALLPFILLVRYSDGGIFRWAGYNILFYFASPLLLVRLLGFKPAELGVKVGKEEGYKWALVLFLLTIPLSLYGTTVPSMRNYYPIFEYSGWGDFFFKELAVGVIMFSHEAFYRGIILFPLARKKEWLGILAQDIPYALVHIGKPGIEVPYSFVAGIVFAKIDLKSGSFLPSFLLHWFGSVLFDILCVLL, from the coding sequence ATGAGGATCCGGAGAAATCCTTGGGTTCTCTACACTGCACTGTTGCCGTTCATCCTCCTCGTCCGCTACAGCGACGGCGGGATTTTCCGATGGGCAGGCTATAACATCCTCTTCTACTTCGCCTCGCCCCTGCTCCTCGTGAGACTCCTTGGATTTAAGCCCGCTGAACTGGGGGTGAAGGTTGGAAAGGAAGAAGGGTATAAATGGGCGCTGGTACTGTTTCTGCTGACGATCCCCCTGAGCCTCTACGGCACGACCGTGCCCTCTATGAGGAACTACTATCCGATATTTGAGTACTCCGGTTGGGGCGACTTCTTCTTCAAGGAGCTGGCGGTGGGAGTGATAATGTTCTCCCACGAGGCGTTCTACCGGGGGATTATCCTCTTTCCGCTCGCCAGGAAGAAGGAGTGGCTCGGCATACTCGCACAGGACATCCCCTACGCGCTCGTGCACATCGGCAAGCCGGGAATAGAGGTTCCATACTCCTTCGTGGCAGGGATAGTCTTCGCCAAGATCGACCTCAAGAGCGGGAGCTTTCTTCCAAGCTTCCTGCTCCACTGGTTCGGGTCGGTTCTCTTTGATATCCTCTGCGTCCTCCTCTGA
- a CDS encoding FKBP-type peptidyl-prolyl cis-trans isomerase: MMKVQKGDVIRLHYTGKVKEIGEIFDTTFEDVAKEAGIYSEKGIYGPVPIAVGAGHVLKGLDEQLEGLEVGERYEIIIPPEKGFGKRDPKLIKTFTLGQFRRQGIYPFPGMPVEIETESGRKLKGKVLTVSGGRVRVDFNHPYAGKHLVYEVEIVEKIEDPIEKVKALIELRMPMVDTEKVIIEVGEKDVTVDFGQLLNEIDKNTLVLGEILLESDLKFIGYEEVTFKPSVEELLKPPEEEKEAVELEEETSEPLVEKGEEKEGAEEKAEETKEEPEAEKAEEKPEEAPEENAEEPKEAKKEKKPKRKTTRKSTKGRKTRRTTTKKTTSKKKVKAAEEKSEESKEE, encoded by the coding sequence GTGATGAAGGTTCAGAAGGGAGACGTTATAAGGCTCCACTACACCGGAAAGGTCAAGGAGATCGGTGAGATATTTGACACGACCTTTGAGGATGTCGCCAAGGAAGCCGGGATATACTCTGAGAAGGGAATCTACGGCCCGGTTCCGATAGCCGTTGGCGCTGGCCACGTTCTCAAGGGCCTCGACGAGCAGCTTGAGGGGCTTGAAGTTGGGGAGAGGTACGAGATAATAATCCCGCCCGAGAAGGGCTTCGGAAAGCGCGACCCCAAGCTCATAAAGACCTTCACCCTCGGCCAGTTCAGGAGGCAGGGCATCTACCCCTTCCCGGGCATGCCCGTCGAGATAGAGACCGAAAGCGGAAGGAAGCTTAAGGGCAAGGTTCTCACGGTCAGCGGCGGTCGCGTTAGGGTCGACTTCAACCACCCCTACGCCGGCAAGCACCTCGTATATGAGGTTGAGATCGTCGAGAAGATTGAAGACCCCATCGAGAAGGTCAAGGCCCTCATAGAGCTCCGCATGCCGATGGTTGACACCGAGAAGGTCATCATTGAGGTCGGTGAGAAGGACGTTACCGTTGATTTCGGCCAGCTTCTCAATGAAATCGACAAGAACACCCTCGTCCTCGGTGAGATACTCCTTGAGAGCGACCTCAAGTTCATAGGCTACGAGGAGGTCACCTTCAAACCAAGCGTTGAGGAGCTCCTCAAGCCTCCTGAGGAGGAGAAAGAGGCCGTCGAGCTTGAAGAAGAGACCAGCGAGCCCCTCGTTGAGAAGGGTGAAGAAAAGGAAGGGGCAGAGGAGAAGGCGGAGGAGACCAAGGAGGAGCCCGAGGCCGAGAAGGCCGAGGAGAAACCGGAAGAAGCCCCCGAGGAAAATGCCGAAGAGCCGAAGGAGGCAAAGAAGGAGAAGAAGCCCAAGAGAAAGACCACGAGGAAGAGCACCAAGGGCAGGAAGACACGCAGGACGACCACCAAGAAGACCACCAGCAAGAAGAAGGTCAAGGCCGCCGAGGAGAAGAGTGAGGAATCCAAGGAGGAGTGA
- a CDS encoding L-lactate MFS transporter, which yields MVTSTQRWVVLVGTFLMGLVGGISYAWGVFVYPMMKAFGWSRAEAVLPYTVFMIVFTLTMFPAGRMQDVRGPRKTAMLGSLLFVVAYSLASLVGRFQTPVWLALTYGLIGGVGCGLVYASTTPPARKWFPDRPALAISIAVMGFGIAAMLFAPLKARHLIPSLGIPTTFLALGFITGGLGLLASLLVKNPPESFHVSARKGSSNTGDDIGPRKAVRTATFWMTWLTFALVAAGGFIVIGLVPVYGEQVLNLSPSRAALAISIFSFFNGFGRPLSGMLNDRYGPLMVMDVTYLLQAATLLAFPFLVTSDISLYLASAIIGWSFAVTLASFPTLTALAFGVKNMGANYGLVFTAFGLASLSPTLASWIMGGSLDYSPAFIGAGILSGAGALVVMAMKRAGILHKR from the coding sequence GTGGTGACGAGTACACAGAGATGGGTAGTTCTTGTGGGAACCTTTCTGATGGGCCTCGTTGGAGGAATCTCCTACGCGTGGGGCGTCTTCGTCTATCCCATGATGAAGGCCTTTGGCTGGAGCAGGGCGGAGGCAGTTCTGCCATATACCGTGTTCATGATAGTCTTTACACTGACGATGTTCCCTGCCGGCAGGATGCAGGACGTTAGGGGGCCCAGAAAGACCGCCATGCTTGGTTCCCTGCTCTTCGTGGTGGCGTATTCTCTCGCTTCACTCGTCGGGAGGTTCCAGACACCGGTATGGCTCGCGCTCACATACGGCCTTATAGGCGGTGTTGGCTGCGGTCTGGTTTATGCATCGACAACACCTCCCGCCAGGAAGTGGTTCCCGGACAGGCCGGCCCTGGCGATATCGATAGCCGTGATGGGGTTTGGAATAGCCGCAATGCTCTTTGCGCCCCTGAAGGCCAGGCACCTGATACCGAGCCTCGGGATACCCACTACGTTCCTTGCCCTCGGCTTTATAACCGGAGGACTTGGCCTCCTAGCGTCCTTACTGGTCAAGAATCCACCGGAGAGCTTCCACGTGTCGGCCAGGAAAGGGAGCTCAAACACGGGGGACGACATCGGGCCAAGGAAAGCCGTCCGAACTGCCACTTTCTGGATGACGTGGCTGACCTTCGCTCTGGTCGCCGCGGGAGGGTTCATCGTGATAGGCCTTGTCCCGGTTTACGGGGAGCAGGTGCTGAACCTGAGCCCCTCGCGTGCCGCCCTGGCCATCTCGATATTCTCCTTCTTCAACGGCTTCGGAAGGCCGCTCTCAGGAATGCTCAACGACAGGTACGGTCCCCTGATGGTCATGGACGTTACGTACCTCCTTCAGGCGGCTACACTTCTGGCCTTTCCGTTCCTGGTCACCAGCGACATCTCCCTGTACCTCGCCAGCGCTATCATAGGCTGGAGTTTTGCGGTAACGCTCGCGTCATTCCCCACCCTGACGGCTCTGGCTTTCGGCGTCAAAAACATGGGGGCCAACTACGGGCTCGTGTTTACCGCCTTCGGCCTGGCTTCCCTGTCACCAACCCTCGCATCATGGATCATGGGCGGCTCGCTTGACTATTCCCCCGCGTTCATCGGAGCGGGAATCCTCTCCGGGGCGGGAGCACTCGTCGTGATGGCTATGAAAAGGGCGGGTATCCTTCACAAACGATAA
- the cysS gene encoding cysteine--tRNA ligase — protein MAIRVYNTLTKQKEEFRPLREGEVRMYVCGPTVYDYTHLGHARTYIAFDVIRRYLEHRGYTVLMVMNFTDIDDKIIRRANETGEDPKELAEKFLKYFLEDMKALKVKPADIYPRVTEHIEDIIDFVKKLEEKGYAYEGSDGVYFEVQRFRDYGKLSGIKLEELRKGARVEPGEGKKNPEDFALWKKAKPGEPKWESPWGEGRPGWHIECSTMSTKYLGESFDIHGGGNDLIFPHHENEIAQTEACTGQQWVKYWLHTGFLMVNGEKMSKSLGNFVTIREMLQRYDPEVIRLFVLQRHYRSPLDYTEEGMEHARNNLERLYNTLENIRVAMEKAEISFKWESEEFEAYEAIRNARKKFYEAMDDDFNTAEALKAVFEVSGAVNRYLSRVERPKESILRKAWEFFRIVSEVFGIFEDYFREQRAGEEEALIELLIEVRAQLRKEKNFALADKIRAQLREMGIQLEDTPQGTIWKRVKV, from the coding sequence ATGGCCATAAGAGTGTACAACACCCTGACGAAACAGAAGGAGGAGTTCAGGCCCTTACGGGAAGGCGAGGTCAGGATGTACGTCTGTGGGCCGACGGTCTACGATTACACTCACCTCGGGCATGCCAGGACATACATAGCCTTCGACGTCATCCGGAGGTACCTGGAGCACCGCGGTTATACCGTCCTCATGGTGATGAACTTCACGGACATAGACGACAAGATAATCCGGAGAGCCAACGAGACCGGCGAGGATCCGAAGGAGCTGGCTGAAAAGTTCCTGAAGTACTTCCTTGAGGACATGAAAGCTCTCAAGGTCAAGCCGGCGGACATCTATCCGCGCGTTACCGAGCACATCGAGGACATCATAGACTTCGTGAAGAAGCTGGAGGAGAAGGGCTACGCCTACGAAGGCTCTGACGGCGTTTACTTCGAGGTTCAGAGGTTCAGGGACTACGGAAAGCTCAGCGGGATAAAGCTTGAAGAGCTCAGGAAGGGCGCAAGAGTTGAACCCGGTGAGGGCAAGAAGAACCCCGAAGACTTTGCCCTCTGGAAGAAAGCCAAGCCCGGGGAGCCCAAGTGGGAAAGCCCCTGGGGCGAGGGAAGGCCCGGCTGGCACATAGAGTGCTCCACGATGAGCACCAAGTACCTCGGGGAGAGCTTCGACATCCACGGCGGCGGCAACGACCTCATCTTCCCGCACCACGAGAACGAGATAGCCCAGACGGAAGCGTGCACCGGCCAGCAGTGGGTCAAATACTGGCTCCACACCGGGTTCCTGATGGTGAACGGGGAGAAGATGAGCAAGAGCCTCGGCAACTTCGTGACCATAAGGGAGATGCTCCAGCGCTACGACCCAGAGGTCATAAGGCTCTTTGTCCTCCAGAGGCACTACCGCTCGCCACTAGACTACACTGAGGAGGGCATGGAGCACGCCAGGAACAACCTGGAGAGGCTCTACAACACCCTTGAGAACATCCGCGTGGCAATGGAGAAGGCGGAGATCTCATTTAAGTGGGAAAGCGAGGAGTTCGAGGCCTATGAGGCTATACGGAACGCGAGGAAGAAGTTCTACGAGGCTATGGACGACGACTTCAACACGGCAGAGGCGCTCAAGGCCGTCTTCGAGGTAAGCGGCGCCGTAAACAGGTACCTCAGCAGGGTCGAAAGGCCAAAGGAGAGCATCCTCAGGAAGGCGTGGGAGTTCTTCAGAATAGTTAGCGAGGTCTTTGGAATCTTCGAGGACTACTTCAGGGAGCAGAGGGCCGGTGAGGAGGAGGCGCTCATCGAGCTCCTCATAGAGGTCCGCGCCCAGCTCAGAAAGGAGAAGAACTTCGCCCTGGCGGACAAGATAAGGGCCCAGCTCAGGGAGATGGGCATCCAGCTCGAAGACACACCGCAGGGGACGATATGGAAGAGGGTTAAGGTCTGA
- a CDS encoding phosphoribosyltransferase, with protein MKKFPAYLASWDDIERWAKEGAWKVLEDGWRPDVIVGLARGGWIAARLYCDYLGVKDLVSLKVEHWGVTATPDGKARLKYGSNYDLGGKKVLIVDDISDTGESLTLAKNYVEGQKPAEIRVATLLTIKGSRFKPDYYGEEIDWAWIVFPWNFVEDMINLVGNLFEEREALTTDEIIELFKELHNLEVPKGKLEEALRMAERRKVFKFREGAWRKAP; from the coding sequence ATGAAGAAGTTTCCGGCTTATCTCGCTTCTTGGGACGACATAGAAAGGTGGGCAAAGGAAGGTGCCTGGAAGGTTCTGGAGGACGGCTGGAGGCCGGACGTCATAGTCGGCCTCGCAAGGGGCGGCTGGATCGCGGCAAGGCTCTACTGCGACTACCTCGGCGTCAAGGACCTCGTCAGCCTCAAGGTCGAGCACTGGGGCGTTACCGCCACCCCGGACGGAAAGGCCAGGCTCAAGTACGGGAGCAACTATGACCTGGGTGGGAAGAAAGTCCTCATAGTGGACGACATCAGCGACACCGGTGAGAGCCTAACGCTTGCTAAGAACTACGTCGAGGGACAGAAGCCGGCAGAGATAAGGGTCGCAACGCTCCTCACCATAAAGGGCTCACGCTTTAAGCCGGACTACTACGGCGAGGAAATCGACTGGGCTTGGATAGTCTTCCCATGGAACTTCGTCGAGGACATGATAAACCTTGTCGGCAACCTCTTCGAGGAGAGGGAGGCTTTAACCACCGATGAAATCATTGAGCTGTTCAAGGAGCTCCACAACCTTGAGGTTCCGAAGGGCAAGCTTGAGGAAGCCCTCCGCATGGCCGAGCGCAGGAAAGTTTTTAAGTTCCGGGAGGGAGCATGGCGCAAAGCCCCATGA
- a CDS encoding metal ABC transporter solute-binding protein, Zn/Mn family, whose translation MKARVFVPLMLFLGALVPLMGASGEKPLVVTTIAPLEGIVSDAFGDSVEVVYLIPPGADPHEYQLTASQIELLRRADVIVTTGGHLPVEKRIDELKKEGTIRAEVLFIDDYRRGGFRYLPEYWYNDKDNPHGIWLDPTNALAIAKATERALERVDGANANVYRVEYERFENRVMTVMRSYRAIVEGEKSAVIQMPADQYAIEWLGIKAIASVKPEEEIPAMGVDELVSTALKSDVIVYAVDSPDQLKDAVRELSAKSGKPLVEIRVFWSGRPYTEILIENSAAIIRALGEKAPENKPVAETDVTRYVALSLVAGIVLGTAIGVLIKK comes from the coding sequence ATGAAGGCGAGGGTATTTGTCCCCCTCATGCTGTTCCTTGGAGCGCTTGTGCCTCTGATGGGGGCCTCGGGGGAAAAGCCCCTGGTGGTGACAACGATAGCACCGCTGGAGGGAATAGTGAGCGACGCCTTCGGGGATTCGGTTGAGGTGGTCTATCTGATACCCCCGGGTGCAGACCCCCACGAGTACCAGCTCACAGCGAGCCAGATAGAGCTCCTCCGGAGGGCGGACGTGATAGTAACAACCGGCGGCCACCTACCGGTTGAGAAAAGGATAGATGAGCTGAAGAAAGAGGGCACAATAAGAGCTGAGGTTCTGTTCATTGACGACTACAGGAGGGGGGGCTTTCGTTATCTGCCCGAATACTGGTACAACGATAAGGACAACCCCCACGGCATCTGGCTGGACCCAACCAACGCTCTGGCAATAGCAAAGGCCACCGAAAGGGCCCTTGAAAGGGTCGACGGGGCCAACGCCAACGTTTACCGGGTGGAGTATGAGCGTTTCGAGAACCGCGTAATGACTGTGATGCGCTCCTATAGGGCCATCGTCGAGGGCGAAAAAAGTGCAGTAATCCAGATGCCCGCGGATCAGTATGCAATAGAGTGGCTTGGAATCAAAGCGATAGCGTCTGTAAAACCCGAAGAGGAGATCCCCGCGATGGGGGTAGATGAACTCGTTTCAACGGCGCTCAAGTCGGACGTTATAGTCTATGCCGTGGACAGCCCCGATCAGCTGAAGGATGCCGTAAGGGAGCTCTCAGCCAAAAGCGGAAAACCGCTGGTGGAGATAAGAGTCTTCTGGAGCGGTAGGCCCTATACGGAAATACTCATCGAAAACAGCGCCGCCATTATTAGAGCCCTCGGTGAAAAAGCACCTGAAAACAAACCTGTGGCCGAGACGGACGTGACGAGATACGTTGCCCTTTCTCTGGTGGCCGGAATCGTTCTGGGGACTGCCATAGGTGTCCTCATCAAAAAGTGA
- a CDS encoding ABC transporter permease: MDLGSIISILITSLMAMVPIVLTSVGAVWSERAGVVSIGYEGVLLMSAFFGAIAAEVTGSGIMGLVGGIATGIIFGILHGVLTVYLKGDHIIPGIGINLLAMGVVPFGILAYWGTAGQHQVAVTLWSWNTKYGKISPMVFVTIAIAVITWWVLFKTPLGLRVRSVGENPEAADALGINVEKYRFWSTVYGHALAGLGGAYMSVAWLGVVQKTMSAGRGFIALANMVFSGWNPLVALLGGWLFGFFDALAAWLAPLHIIPGQFILMLPYIMTLIIVAGIIGKARPPKWDGRPYKRE; the protein is encoded by the coding sequence ATGGACCTCGGGTCAATAATCTCAATCCTGATTACTTCCCTCATGGCAATGGTGCCGATAGTGCTGACGAGCGTCGGTGCCGTCTGGAGCGAGAGGGCCGGTGTTGTCAGCATCGGCTACGAGGGAGTCCTTCTCATGAGCGCTTTCTTCGGAGCAATAGCGGCTGAAGTGACCGGCAGTGGCATCATGGGGCTTGTTGGCGGCATAGCCACGGGCATCATCTTCGGAATCCTCCATGGGGTACTCACGGTGTATCTCAAGGGCGACCACATCATACCGGGCATAGGCATCAACCTGCTGGCTATGGGTGTCGTCCCCTTCGGTATCCTTGCCTACTGGGGAACTGCCGGTCAGCACCAGGTTGCGGTTACTCTCTGGAGCTGGAACACCAAGTACGGAAAGATAAGCCCCATGGTGTTCGTGACCATAGCAATAGCTGTAATAACCTGGTGGGTGCTATTCAAGACTCCCCTTGGACTGCGCGTTAGGTCTGTCGGTGAGAACCCCGAGGCGGCGGACGCACTCGGTATCAACGTCGAGAAGTACAGGTTCTGGTCAACGGTCTACGGACACGCTCTGGCCGGTCTCGGAGGAGCGTACATGAGCGTCGCCTGGCTCGGTGTTGTCCAGAAGACCATGTCCGCCGGCAGGGGATTCATAGCACTTGCCAACATGGTCTTCAGCGGCTGGAACCCCCTCGTTGCCCTCCTCGGCGGCTGGCTCTTCGGGTTCTTCGACGCACTGGCGGCGTGGCTCGCACCGCTCCACATAATACCGGGGCAGTTCATCCTGATGCTGCCCTACATAATGACCCTCATCATAGTTGCAGGAATCATCGGAAAGGCTAGGCCGCCGAAGTGGGACGGAAGGCCCTACAAGAGGGAGTGA
- a CDS encoding ABC transporter permease, protein MKSSKSDALKFFNFKALIESLIAIFVGFLLGAIVLLVFGYSPAETYYWLFKGALGSTNGIASTLAYSTPIMLTALTFAISARTGIFNIGAEGSFYFGAIAAVIFTNIWGNMWFGLAMGMLLGALWSLPAAFLKVYRGVHEVISTIMLNWIAWFFVLWLVVGPYANPNDPNKTIRIPESARLPLIGNTDLSIAFIIAVIASVLTYYLLWHTVFGFGMRASGINPKAARYGGVNPNKAIIWSFVIGGIMSGLGGAMKIMGEPPTYAISQGMANVYGLGFDGIGVALVGRNHPLGIIFAAIFFGMLRAGTPLMQIGAQVPLEIIKVIQGIIVITVAIPGLYDLIKKAFKRGEA, encoded by the coding sequence ATGAAGAGCTCAAAAAGTGATGCCCTTAAGTTCTTCAACTTCAAAGCTCTCATCGAGAGCCTCATAGCAATATTCGTCGGCTTCCTCCTGGGGGCCATAGTGCTCCTTGTTTTCGGATACAGCCCAGCTGAAACCTACTACTGGCTCTTTAAAGGTGCCCTCGGCTCAACCAATGGTATAGCCAGCACCCTTGCGTACTCCACTCCGATAATGCTGACTGCACTCACCTTTGCCATAAGCGCCAGGACTGGAATATTCAACATAGGTGCAGAGGGTTCCTTCTACTTCGGTGCGATAGCGGCCGTCATCTTCACCAACATATGGGGCAACATGTGGTTCGGTCTCGCTATGGGCATGCTCCTCGGCGCGCTCTGGAGCCTTCCGGCGGCCTTCCTGAAGGTCTACCGCGGTGTCCACGAGGTTATATCCACCATCATGCTCAACTGGATTGCGTGGTTCTTTGTCCTCTGGCTCGTCGTTGGTCCTTACGCCAATCCAAACGACCCCAACAAGACAATAAGGATACCTGAAAGCGCGAGGCTTCCCCTGATAGGCAACACCGACCTCTCAATAGCGTTCATAATTGCCGTCATTGCCTCAGTCCTCACGTACTACCTCCTCTGGCATACCGTGTTCGGATTTGGCATGAGGGCAAGCGGGATTAACCCAAAGGCGGCAAGATACGGCGGAGTTAACCCGAACAAGGCAATAATATGGTCCTTCGTCATAGGAGGAATCATGAGCGGCCTCGGTGGTGCAATGAAGATCATGGGCGAGCCGCCAACATACGCCATAAGCCAGGGAATGGCCAACGTGTATGGACTTGGTTTCGATGGAATAGGCGTCGCCCTCGTTGGCAGGAACCATCCGCTGGGCATAATATTTGCGGCTATATTCTTTGGAATGCTCCGCGCCGGAACACCGCTGATGCAGATTGGAGCACAGGTGCCTCTGGAGATCATCAAGGTCATACAGGGCATCATAGTCATAACCGTAGCCATACCCGGGCTTTATGACCTCATCAAGAAGGCTTTCAAGAGGGGGGAGGCCTGA
- a CDS encoding ABC transporter ATP-binding protein, whose amino-acid sequence MGETPILEMKGIVKVYPDGTRALKGVDLTVYQGEILGLLGENGAGKTTLMKILFGMLHPTAGKIYVRGKETRFKSPADALANGIGMVHQHFTLVEVFDALHNIILGMEGHGMFSKIDVDKAREKLQRLMEDLNFKVPLDVPVEELPVGVQQRIEILKMLFRDVDVLILDEPTAVLTPIEVEELFAVLKKLKAEGKTIIFISHKLNEVMELTDRVTVIRKGEVIGTVNTSEATPQLLARMMVGRDVVLRIQKPPKKPGEPILEVKDLWVKGDRGEDAVRGLTFQVRAGEIFGIAGVEGNGQTELIEAITGLRKPEKGSVLLNGQDITGKPPKELYDAGMAHIPEDRTHMGLILDMTVTENAILGLQWRKEFQRWKGAIDWGKAKKHTVKLIEQFEISAPGVDAPVKSLSGGNQQKLIVAREVSKEPVLVIASQPTRGVDVASTEYIRNYLIKLRNEGKAVLLVSADLDEVIQLSDRMGIIYEGEFMGVVKPEDVTTEEIGMMMGGIRYEELKK is encoded by the coding sequence ATGGGAGAGACTCCAATACTGGAGATGAAGGGCATAGTGAAGGTGTATCCCGACGGTACCAGAGCGCTCAAGGGTGTTGATTTGACCGTGTATCAGGGCGAGATACTTGGCCTCCTTGGTGAGAACGGCGCTGGAAAGACGACCCTTATGAAAATCCTCTTTGGAATGCTCCATCCCACCGCGGGTAAAATCTACGTCCGCGGTAAGGAGACCCGCTTTAAGAGTCCGGCTGATGCACTCGCAAACGGTATTGGTATGGTTCACCAGCACTTTACCCTCGTTGAGGTTTTTGATGCCCTTCACAACATAATCCTGGGAATGGAAGGGCACGGGATGTTCTCGAAGATAGATGTTGACAAGGCGAGAGAGAAACTCCAGAGGCTTATGGAGGATCTCAACTTTAAAGTACCCCTGGATGTCCCGGTGGAGGAGCTCCCCGTTGGAGTTCAGCAGAGGATTGAAATCCTCAAGATGCTTTTCAGGGACGTTGATGTTCTCATACTCGACGAGCCAACGGCAGTGCTGACGCCTATTGAAGTCGAGGAGCTCTTTGCAGTCCTCAAGAAGCTGAAGGCGGAGGGCAAGACGATAATTTTCATCAGCCACAAGCTCAACGAGGTCATGGAACTCACCGACCGCGTTACCGTCATCAGAAAGGGTGAGGTCATAGGAACCGTCAACACGAGCGAGGCAACGCCCCAGCTCCTTGCGAGGATGATGGTCGGCAGGGATGTCGTTCTCAGGATCCAGAAGCCACCCAAGAAGCCGGGAGAGCCCATACTTGAGGTTAAGGATCTCTGGGTCAAGGGTGACCGTGGTGAGGACGCCGTTAGGGGGCTCACCTTCCAGGTGAGGGCCGGGGAGATATTCGGTATAGCCGGCGTCGAGGGCAACGGCCAGACGGAGCTTATTGAGGCCATAACCGGACTTAGGAAACCTGAAAAGGGAAGTGTTCTCCTCAACGGCCAGGATATTACCGGTAAGCCTCCAAAGGAGCTCTACGATGCTGGAATGGCCCACATCCCGGAGGACAGAACTCACATGGGCCTGATTCTTGACATGACCGTTACTGAAAATGCCATACTCGGACTGCAGTGGAGGAAGGAGTTCCAGCGCTGGAAGGGTGCAATAGACTGGGGCAAGGCGAAAAAGCATACGGTAAAGCTCATCGAACAGTTCGAGATATCCGCTCCCGGAGTGGACGCCCCCGTCAAAAGCCTCAGCGGTGGAAACCAGCAGAAGCTCATCGTTGCCAGAGAGGTCAGCAAGGAGCCCGTCCTTGTGATAGCCTCCCAGCCTACGAGGGGTGTTGACGTTGCCTCAACGGAGTACATCAGAAACTATCTGATCAAGCTGAGAAACGAGGGCAAGGCAGTCCTTCTTGTTTCGGCTGACCTCGATGAGGTCATCCAGCTCAGCGACAGGATGGGAATAATCTACGAAGGCGAGTTCATGGGAGTTGTCAAGCCTGAGGATGTCACCACAGAGGAAATAGGAATGATGATGGGGGGAATACGCTATGAAGAGCTCAAAAAGTGA